ATATTTCTGAGTTGGATCCTTTGCAGCGACATCTTCAAGAGAGGTTGAGGGGAAAATTGTTTTTGTTGGTTCTGGATGATGTTTGGAATGAAAAGCATGAGCTGTGGGATAGACTGAGAGAAGTATTAAGATGCGGGTCGAGGGGCAGCATTCTAATTGTAACGACCCGGATTGAGAAAGTTGCTTTAATGATGGCTACTATCGGTGTACACCAGATTGGATATTTATCGAAAGAAGATTCTTGGTCCTTGTTTAGGCAAAGAGCATTTACCAACGGAGATGCAAAGAAAAATCTTGAGACCATAGGTAAGGCAATAGTGAAAAAATGTGGTGGTGTGCCGTTGGCTATTAAGGCTTTAGGGAGCCTGATGCAGTTTAAAAGTCTTGAAAGTGAATGGTTAGCAATCAAGGAAAGTGAAATCTGGCAGCTATCAGATGATGAAAACGGTATTTTACCAGCTTTGAGGCTGAGTTACTACAATTTAGCGCCGGCAATGAGGCAATGTTTTGCCTACTGTTGCTTATTTCCCAAGGATTATGTGATGGAGAAGAAAGATCTTGTCCAACTTTGGATGGCAAATGGATTTGTTTCCTCACAAGGTCAAAGTGACTTGAACCTCACTGGTCATTGGATCTTCAACGAATTGGTTTGTCGTTCATTTTTGCAAATTGTGAGGACAGATTACAGGGGTGAGGTGACATGTAAAATGCATGATTTGATGTACGATTTAGCAGTATTTGTCATGGGACAAGAAACCTATATCCTGGAGCATGACAAGGAGATAAAGGTTCCTACAACAGTtcgtcatttattttttaactcatGGTCTTCTTCCACAATTAAGGGCAGTAAGCTAAAATCTGGAATTAGTGGCTCTTTACGGTCACTGGTAGTACCTTGTAGAGTTCCACTTGATTGGAAAGAAGGTATATCTTCCCTCATCTCAAAGCAAGAGTGTTTAAGAGCTCTGCATGTGTCCCTTTTTGACCACATAAAAATAGTCCCAAATTTAGTTTGCAAGTTAGAACATCTTAGGTACCTGACAATGTCGtgtgataatataaaaaagttaccTGAATCCCTGACCCGTCTCCATAACCTTCAGACATTGAAGCTTATGAATTCATTTACACTTCTTGAGTTGCCAAAAGGTTTGAAAGTGATGAGAAATCTTTGGTTTCTTGAAATGGAATCCCATCTTTCACTTATTTGTACACCGCCCGGACTGGGAGATCTTATTCACCTGCATGAATTAAGCATTTTCATTGTTGGACAAGGCGCATCTCACCAAATAGACCAACTGAAGGAATTGAACCTTGGAGGGAGCTTAAGCATAAAAGGGCTAGAAAACGTGAGCAGTGCGGAAGATGCCAAAAGAGCCAACTTGATAGCCAAGAGTAATTTGACTTCTTTGAGTTTATTGTGGacaaatgagataaaaaacaACGAcacagaaaaatatgaagaagtTCTACAAGGTCTGCAACCTCATCAGAATCTTGAGAGGATCTATATTCAGTCATATCAAGGTTCCCGGTTTCCAAATTGGATGTCAactttagaattaaaaaatctgAAGGAAGTTACTTTGGAAGACTGTCGAAGATGTGAACACCTTCCGTTGCTGGGGAAACTACCCTCACTTACAAATCTAAAACTATATAGGATGGATTCTGTGAAGTGTTTGAATGCTGAGTTTCATGGAGATGGAGAATGTGTGTTCCCTGCATTGGAAGAACTAAGAATCTCCGAAATGCCCAACTTGGAGGAATGGAAGATAGGGAATTCAGTCGAGAGTTTTCCTCGCTTAAAAGATTTAGATATTTGGTGGTGTCCTAAGCTGTCTAACTTGCCATTTCTACCAAGTCTCAGAAGtttgataatatttgaaagcagCGCAGCGCTTCTTGGGTTCCTAACTGTTCTTACTTCACTTACATCACTCAATCTGCTCGGGTTTGCAGAATTGCCTGTTTTTCCAGGAGGCTTCCTACAGAATCTCCAGAATCTGGAGATTGGTTCATCAATGATCAGGACTATATCAAATGTGCTGGATGATCTATCTGCTCTAAAAACCTTGAGTCTTTACGGTTGCTCTAATCTTGAATCTCTGCCGGAGGAGCTCAAGAACCTTAATTCTCTGGAAGAACTAGAAGTCAAGGGGTGTGATGGTCTTATATCATTTCCAGCAGTTATATTGGAAGACTTGTCTTCCCTTATATCACTATCCTTCGTAAACTGCAAGAAGCTGAAGCCATTGTCAGGGCCGATCAGAACGGCCACGACCCTGCAGAACTTGACGCTAAATGGGCTCCCGGAGATGGATCATTTGCCAGAAAGCATGCAACTATTCACTGCTCTGAGGAAGTTGAGAATAACGTATTGTCATGGATTATGCTCGTTACCACATGACTGGCTGGGGAGTCTCAAGTCACTGTCACGATTGGAGATTGAAAATTGTAAGAATTTGAAGTCCTTGCCTGATGGCTTCAAGAGTATCAAATCACTGAGGAGGTTGGTGATAAGTGAATGCCCGCAATTGGAGATGAGGTGCAAAAAACCAAATGGAGCGGACTGGccaaaaatatcacatatccCCCGTGTACGTATCAATGAGCAAGTCATCCAGTGGTTGGATCAATAACTCATGACAATAAGGTTAGATTTGTTTCCACTTTCACCACCTGATTTAATTAGACAACCATGAATGTACAAGGAAAAATTCTTGCTAGAATTAAGTCAATTATAGAAcaagtatattacatttgttgtgtgattaattACTAATCACACGACGGATTAAATTGACCCTATTATGAAAACTATCTCAagtaagtttttttatttataatatttcccttctcactacaaaaaaatagaaaattagtggggaaaaaaaagaaaaaatcaagtcataattttaatattatcattaattatatatatatagtgacaCGAATGTTTGTTTTGTcacaataatgaatttcatgattttttataaatactatttgTTGTAAGATATGGCCCAAAGCCCACGGACCGACCCACCTGGAAGCCCACGACCCTACCCATGACCCGACCCACTTCATACCCACTTATAAGCTGCCCTAacctatctctctctctctgattctgtctttcatttcttcttgcGCCGCTGATTCTTCTCTTTGGAAATCCGCCTGATTTCCTTCCATCTTCTCACCAACAAGAATGGTGACTTTCCTTCACCAATACAATGGTGATAGGAAAGTCACCTTGGCTTACCTTCTAAGGCTCTTCTCTAGTCCCTATTTAAAGGGGTATCTCCTTCCTTTGTGTGGCACCGGTGAAAAACAGTGAAATACCTCCTTGTGTTATACTCTTTGTGAAATTGCTGAGAAACAGTCTTTGTGACCGACGTGAGATAACAAAATCGAGTGTTTTTGGAGTGTGGTTGTGATCTCTGGTTAAGTGGTGTTGCCGTGGGTCGGCGACGTGCGGGAACGGTACTCATAGTGACCGATATTCCCTTTACTTGGTTCTGGCAAGTTTCTGAGCCGATTCATTTAAACCGTTTTCTGCTATTTTATCTTACTGATTATTCATTCATCTGTAATTTTGGCCTGTAACTATTAAGGAGTTGTGTACTCCAAAATCTTTGTAATAGTTGTTAGGATTATTTCTGATATCCACattacagtggtatcagagccaccTCTGATCCGAA
Above is a genomic segment from Sesamum indicum cultivar Zhongzhi No. 13 linkage group LG13, S_indicum_v1.0, whole genome shotgun sequence containing:
- the LOC105176186 gene encoding putative disease resistance protein RGA1, encoding MDGIVSAVVETVLGILSSAALQEIGALWGLKNELESLESILCAVQLVLQDAEIKQRKSQVLQSWLLKLKHAAYDAENVLDRVAIEGLKRRADSERGMQHKLNSFLSKRNPLLFRLKMVNQVRNIRGKLDALAKERFDFHLGDGVVENRFGESFDSRQTSSLVNELYIYGRNEEKEMIVEKMLDAVRDQDDLSVYAVWGMGGLGKTTLVQLIYNDARTEACFELRIWVCVSDDFSMQRVVKAIIESIDGGVCNISELDPLQRHLQERLRGKLFLLVLDDVWNEKHELWDRLREVLRCGSRGSILIVTTRIEKVALMMATIGVHQIGYLSKEDSWSLFRQRAFTNGDAKKNLETIGKAIVKKCGGVPLAIKALGSLMQFKSLESEWLAIKESEIWQLSDDENGILPALRLSYYNLAPAMRQCFAYCCLFPKDYVMEKKDLVQLWMANGFVSSQGQSDLNLTGHWIFNELVCRSFLQIVRTDYRGEVTCKMHDLMYDLAVFVMGQETYILEHDKEIKVPTTVRHLFFNSWSSSTIKGSKLKSGISGSLRSLVVPCRVPLDWKEGISSLISKQECLRALHVSLFDHIKIVPNLVCKLEHLRYLTMSCDNIKKLPESLTRLHNLQTLKLMNSFTLLELPKGLKVMRNLWFLEMESHLSLICTPPGLGDLIHLHELSIFIVGQGASHQIDQLKELNLGGSLSIKGLENVSSAEDAKRANLIAKSNLTSLSLLWTNEIKNNDTEKYEEVLQGLQPHQNLERIYIQSYQGSRFPNWMSTLELKNLKEVTLEDCRRCEHLPLLGKLPSLTNLKLYRMDSVKCLNAEFHGDGECVFPALEELRISEMPNLEEWKIGNSVESFPRLKDLDIWWCPKLSNLPFLPSLRSLIIFESSAALLGFLTVLTSLTSLNLLGFAELPVFPGGFLQNLQNLEIGSSMIRTISNVLDDLSALKTLSLYGCSNLESLPEELKNLNSLEELEVKGCDGLISFPAVILEDLSSLISLSFVNCKKLKPLSGPIRTATTLQNLTLNGLPEMDHLPESMQLFTALRKLRITYCHGLCSLPHDWLGSLKSLSRLEIENCKNLKSLPDGFKSIKSLRRLVISECPQLEMRCKKPNGADWPKISHIPRVRINEQVIQWLDQ